From Pieris rapae chromosome 3, ilPieRapa1.1, whole genome shotgun sequence, a single genomic window includes:
- the LOC110997094 gene encoding Meckel syndrome type 1 protein homolog isoform X1, producing the protein MYDFRKNNKSSNIYWLKCPIQHLNLTLKLKAQETITLLPQFSEHLNQSDEEDAQNLLQYQEYNFQWQEKLFSQYQVTKFGDIQNCVSETDLAFNRSIHQFNKKPQKVFTYINEEYAFPLPFEPKVYGEGLFRSCIKRLNLEDFVKGTLGKGESMHNFFKSEDDEACEDELSAMYIFYDNSKYDEDNNLIFQDECLLVSVYHNTKYNYIMVSPDINNESNPYAVECSSGYLDFEYFINVDFGQACSGEELKDLLNKLLKKLEKKQKHLTKFVMPALRTRKYYISLEIESAKDFDGDIYIEYHVKIPENIESVSLLTGRTHLNKFLMNEDIQMWTFGHIVDFEVEGATGIDPMPLKIIFEVISVDRWGRHRTEGYTYFPLALIPGYFKKQLSCTRPEELDEIDAESRRFFIGGSHLIEDLEMLVNPQLYATNFRFVSTGSVAVHWTVISHSHSPGCHSSENQSPVPHTSSSDLIQGADAVLKQYKRAKATLAAATRSLRQAVDSE; encoded by the exons ATGTATGATTTtcgaaaaaataacaaatcatCTAATATATATTGGCTTAAGTGCCCTATACAGCATCTGAATTTAAC GTTAAAACTGAAAGCACAGGAAACTATCACATTACTTCCGCAATTTTCAGAACATTTAAATCAATCTGATGAGGAAGATgcacaaaatttattacaataccaGGAGTACAATTTTCAGTGgcaagaaaaattatttagccAGTATCAGGTTACAAAATTTGGTGATATTCAAAACTGTGTCTCAGAAACAGATTTGGCCTTCAACAGATCAATTCATCAGTTCAATAAAAAGCCTCAAAAAGtctttacttatataaatgaaGAATATGCTTTTCCATTGCCTTTTGAACCAAAAGTATATGGCGAAGGATTATTTAGATCTTGTATTAAAAGGTTAAACTTAGAAGATTTTGTGAAAGGCACTCTTGGAAAAGGAGAATCAATgcataatttctttaaaagtgAAGATGATGAGGCCTGTGAGGATGAATTGAGtgcaatgtatattttttatgataattcaaaatatgatGA AGATAACAACTTAATATTTCAAGATGAATGCCTTCTAGTATCAGTATACCACAATACcaagtataattatataatggtATCCccagatataaataatgaatctaATCCATATGCTGTAGAATGCTCCTCTGGATATTTGGATTttgagtattttattaatgtagactTTGGCCAGGCTTGCAGTGGAGAGGAGCTGAAAGATTTG cttaataaattgttaaagaaGTTAgagaagaaacaaaaacatttgacAAAATTTGTTATGCCCGCCCTTAGAACAAGGAAATATTACATATCATTAGAAATAGAATCTGCTAAGGATTTTGATggtgatatttatatagaatatcaTGTGAAG ATTCCAGAAAACATTGAGTCTGTAAGTCTACTCACAGGAAGGAcacatttgaataaatttctaATGAATGAGGACATACAAATGTGGACTTTTGGCCATATTGTGGATTTTGAAGTTGAAGGTGCTACTGGAATAG atcCCATGCCACTTAAGATTATCTTTGAAGTTATATCAGTTGACAGATGGGGGCGACACAGGACTGAGGGATATACCTATTTTCCTCTGGCATTAATACCaggctattttaaaaaacaactgtCCTGTACTAGGCCAGAGGAATTGGACGAGATAGATGCTGAAAGCCgacgtttttttattggagGCTCTCATTTAATTGAAGATTTGGAAATGCTGGTCAACCCACAGCTTTAT GCGACAAACTTCAGATTCGTATCCACAGGTAGTGTAGCAGTTCACTGGACGGTTATATCTCATTCTCATTCCCCTGGTTGCCATTCCTCTGAAAATCAGTCCCCTGTGCCTCATACATCGAGCTCTGATCTGATACAGGGGGCTGACGCGGTTTTAAAGCAATATAAGCGGGCGAAAGCTACCCTGGCTGCTGCTACTAGAAGTTTAAGACAAGCTGTGGATTCAGAATGA
- the LOC110997094 gene encoding Meckel syndrome type 1 protein homolog isoform X2: MYDFRKNNKSSNIYWLKCPIQHLNLTLKLKAQETITLLPQFSEHLNQSDEEDAQNLLQYQEYNFQWQEKLFSQYQVTKFGDIQNCVSETDLAFNRSIHQFNKKPQKVFTYINEEYAFPLPFEPKVYGEGLFRSCIKRLNLEDFVKGTLGKGESMHNFFKSEDDEACEDELSAMYIFYDNSKYDEDNNLIFQDECLLVSVYHNTKYNYIMVSPDINNESNPYAVECSSGYLDFEYFINVDFGQACSGEELKDLIPENIESVSLLTGRTHLNKFLMNEDIQMWTFGHIVDFEVEGATGIDPMPLKIIFEVISVDRWGRHRTEGYTYFPLALIPGYFKKQLSCTRPEELDEIDAESRRFFIGGSHLIEDLEMLVNPQLYATNFRFVSTGSVAVHWTVISHSHSPGCHSSENQSPVPHTSSSDLIQGADAVLKQYKRAKATLAAATRSLRQAVDSE; this comes from the exons ATGTATGATTTtcgaaaaaataacaaatcatCTAATATATATTGGCTTAAGTGCCCTATACAGCATCTGAATTTAAC GTTAAAACTGAAAGCACAGGAAACTATCACATTACTTCCGCAATTTTCAGAACATTTAAATCAATCTGATGAGGAAGATgcacaaaatttattacaataccaGGAGTACAATTTTCAGTGgcaagaaaaattatttagccAGTATCAGGTTACAAAATTTGGTGATATTCAAAACTGTGTCTCAGAAACAGATTTGGCCTTCAACAGATCAATTCATCAGTTCAATAAAAAGCCTCAAAAAGtctttacttatataaatgaaGAATATGCTTTTCCATTGCCTTTTGAACCAAAAGTATATGGCGAAGGATTATTTAGATCTTGTATTAAAAGGTTAAACTTAGAAGATTTTGTGAAAGGCACTCTTGGAAAAGGAGAATCAATgcataatttctttaaaagtgAAGATGATGAGGCCTGTGAGGATGAATTGAGtgcaatgtatattttttatgataattcaaaatatgatGA AGATAACAACTTAATATTTCAAGATGAATGCCTTCTAGTATCAGTATACCACAATACcaagtataattatataatggtATCCccagatataaataatgaatctaATCCATATGCTGTAGAATGCTCCTCTGGATATTTGGATTttgagtattttattaatgtagactTTGGCCAGGCTTGCAGTGGAGAGGAGCTGAAAGATTTG ATTCCAGAAAACATTGAGTCTGTAAGTCTACTCACAGGAAGGAcacatttgaataaatttctaATGAATGAGGACATACAAATGTGGACTTTTGGCCATATTGTGGATTTTGAAGTTGAAGGTGCTACTGGAATAG atcCCATGCCACTTAAGATTATCTTTGAAGTTATATCAGTTGACAGATGGGGGCGACACAGGACTGAGGGATATACCTATTTTCCTCTGGCATTAATACCaggctattttaaaaaacaactgtCCTGTACTAGGCCAGAGGAATTGGACGAGATAGATGCTGAAAGCCgacgtttttttattggagGCTCTCATTTAATTGAAGATTTGGAAATGCTGGTCAACCCACAGCTTTAT GCGACAAACTTCAGATTCGTATCCACAGGTAGTGTAGCAGTTCACTGGACGGTTATATCTCATTCTCATTCCCCTGGTTGCCATTCCTCTGAAAATCAGTCCCCTGTGCCTCATACATCGAGCTCTGATCTGATACAGGGGGCTGACGCGGTTTTAAAGCAATATAAGCGGGCGAAAGCTACCCTGGCTGCTGCTACTAGAAGTTTAAGACAAGCTGTGGATTCAGAATGA
- the LOC110997084 gene encoding trichohyalin, with the protein MPSPGSRGASCYSTHRTTHPDSPRRSRCPSPKKISPISLSHVQSSASDLIGSIDYEISGLDSIPARDIKLLQALARKKEENDERDKLAEHFQKMWLKEKEEREAMEVQTSEQYRRYLHQKRIQDKRWYEFRSMQQAAVQQAKREQLMYYIQHKAQKSAEFRSRKEDREIMKVIDRSMEEEARLCLAAERRLRLNAADNLRKRAELYYAERKEDDARLKRRAMLRDTAKRVAINNALTSWETALQRHELASEDAARRATYATLYARKRARGFRVTRAMDKRRARARRIAAVTELMRDAIRNT; encoded by the exons aCTCCCCGAGGCGTTCTCGATGTCCCTCACCGAAGAAAATTTCACCGATATCCCTTTCgcatg TTCAAAGCTCAGCTTCAGACCTCATAGGTTCAATAGACTATGAAATCAGTGGCTTGGATTCGATTCCCGCGAGggatataaaattactacaggcCTTGGcaagaaaaaaagaagaaaacgaTGAAAGAGACAAACTAGCTGAACACTTCCAGAAGATGtggttaaaagaaaaagaagaaagagaggct ATGGAAGTGCAAACATCGGAACAGTATCGCCGCTACTTACACCAGAAAAGAATTCAAGATAAAAGATGGTATGAATTTCGTTCGATGCAGCAGGCAGCCGTTCAGCAGGCTAAGAGAGAGCAATTGATGTACTACATACAACATAAAGCCCAAAAAAGCGCAGAGTTTAGATCACGGAAAGAAGATAGGGAG ATAATGAAAGTAATAGATAGATCGATGGAGGAAGAAGCTCGTTTATGTCTGGCTGCAGAGCGGCGATTGCGACTCAACGCGGCGGACAATTTGCGGAAAAGAGCTGAACTATACTATGCGGAAAGAAAAGAGGACGATGCCAGACTTAAACGGCGCGCTATGTTACGAGATACGGCTAAG cgTGTGGCAATTAATAACGCCCTAACAAGTTGGGAGACAGCACTTCAACGTCACGAGTTAGCCAGCGAGGACGCGGCGCGGCGTGCAACGTACGCGACGTTGTATGCAAGGAAACGAGCACGTGGCTTTAGAGTGACGCGCGCTATGGACAAGAGGCGCGCCAGAGCGAGACGGATAGCTGCTGTAACTGAGCTTATGAGGGACGCTATTAGGAATACCTAG